In Miscanthus floridulus cultivar M001 unplaced genomic scaffold, ASM1932011v1 fs_464_1_2, whole genome shotgun sequence, the DNA window CTGATGTACATAGCACAGAATTGGCACCCGATGCAGTATTTAGAAAGGTATAGCTGTAATTTACAGCTGGGGGGCAGCGCAATGGGGTGCACCTAGCGGAGTCGTGAACCCAGGTTAAACGACGGACTAGTCCGCGCGTCGGATCGGAAGCATCGAAGAGATTCTGGCCAAGAGATCAACGGTCCTGATTACACGCGTCGCTCACCTCGGCCTCTCGGCTCTCGCTCAGCTTGGCCTCTTTTTATGCGCCGCTCCGCAAAACCCCTCTCTCCACCCACCAATCTCGCTCCCCACCTCCAAATCTCGCGACGAGAAAGCCCATCTCGAACACAGGGCGCGCCAGCCGCTGGCagcgggagggagggagaggtagGGATAGGAGAGGAGGATATGGAGCCGGCTGAGCGAATCGAGTCCGGGACGGCGCTGGGGAAGCGGCCGAGGAGCAGGGTGCTGCCGCGGACGGCCAGTTTGGTGACGTTGCCATCGGCGGCGAAGCAGGGGCGCCAGGAGCGGGTGGGCGCCGGCGTGCCGGCGTCGTCCTCAGTGCCCACTGGCGGCGTCGGGatgggagccggagccgccgccggcggcgccgcGTTGGGTTACTACTACGGCGGCTCATTCGACGTGGTGGAGACGGCGGTCTTCCTGAAGGCGTGCGGCCTCTGCAACCGCCGCCTCGGACCCGGCCACGACACCTTCATCTACAGGTTCCAGTTTTAATTCTCTATGTGGCTTCAATCGATCTCTTCACGTTGCTTTTACAGTTTTAAGCTGGATTGCATCTCGTGCCCTTCGTATTCATGATGACTGCCGACCTGCCTTTCGATCTGTTCCATTTTACTGAGTTAATGGAATCATTGTGATCTATGTCGAAGTATTATGTGATCCTCCTTGATTTTTGTGAATTTATTGCCATCGGATTCCATCACCACCCGACACGTTCTAGTTCGTACTCGGGGTCTGGGAGTATGTGAATCTATTCCCCCATTTTTAGTGGAAGGAATATTTGATGCGAATCTTCCTTTCGGCATGTTATTTATTTCCGATTCTTCTAAATGCTTGTTAGGTTTACGATTAGTTTGATGCCTCATGTAGGTGtgtatattttacattaattatgAGTCAAGCGCCTACATTACTGTACTCCACTGTCCAGTCCAACCAAGCAAAGCATTTATAAAACATACTAGGTGACCAATCATATGAGCTGTTGGTTGATTATGATATAAGCCTCGCCACTTGGAACCATCTAACTCACAGCTCTTTAATCAGTTGTCACAATCCCTCGTCTACCTTTGGTTAAAAGAGTTGTATTTCCCCCTTAGAATGGAGTAATTTGTTAAATATGTTTGTCCGTGACATGATTTGGATTCTGTTGTGTGCGACGTGCAGGGGCGAGGTGGCATTCTGTAGTCAGGAGTGCCGAGAGAAGCAGATCGAGTACGATGAGCGCATGGAACAGACCTGCTCCCTGACCTCCATCAAGGAGGCCCCGTCCGTGTCCGGCGCCAGCGGCTCCGACCAGTCCGGCAGCGGCGGGGAGACCGTGGCCGCCGCCTAGTCCGCGTGGCGCAAGGGGGTGGTGTATGTTGTTGCGCCTTGAGCAGCAGGAGGAGCGGCGCCAGATCGATCGATCGCCCCCCGTAGTTTTCGCCATGCTAGAGCGTTCTGTGCATGGTACAGCTTTAGCTCTAGTAGATTCCGGCAGTGATGAATGCGTCAATGATTTATTAGTAGGTGATTGATGCATGTAACTCTGGAAACATGGCGTTCTCTTGTTgaaacaaaagaagaaaaaaaggcccGGATTGCAATAACAGATTCTCGTCACCCTTCTGCTCATCGCATCTGTCTATCTGTTTTCCCTCACGATGTGCTGTCAAGCGGACCAGGCTGCTGCGGTGCTGCCTGTGCTTGTGCTGCAGAATTTGACAATCTGCTCCCCAGCCGAGGAGAGCAAACTCTCACTCAGGACCCAGCTCCAGGACAGACAGAAAAGCAGTCTGGTCTGGCAGTGTGGTGTGGTGTGGCGCGCAGCACAAGAGGATACTGCACATTCTAGACGGTGTGGTCCTGCCTGGTGGCTGCATGAGACGCCCGTGATCTGATCAGTCTCGATGCAATCAATCGGTCGGTCGCCCCACCTGCAAGCTGCAGGAGCAGGACAACCACCGCTGCGCTGCACGGCCGCCGCAACAGAGGCAGGTCCGCTGACACACAACGACGGTGGCCGCCTCACGAACACGAGCTTTTGACCGGCCATGACCGGGGACGAGGAGAACCCCACCTCATCGTGTGTGGTCGTCACACTACACATGTGCGCGCCTACTGTAGTACCTAGTACTCATGTCGTGACCCATCTATGGACGTGCTGCTTTGCACGGCGTAGAAAGCACGGCACTGTTTACTTTAGCGCGGACATGAACAGAGGTTGGCTTGACATATCACGTCCGGATCTTTATCGTCGTCGTCCTGGAACTGAGAATTCGACACATGGGAAATGCGATCTGGAGGGCTACTGGCCTACTGCCGCCTACTGATCTAGAGCAAGGGGCGGACCAAGTGTGTTTGGTTCTAATGTGTGTTTATATCGAGAGTAAAGTTTTGTTCGTGATATCGGATGTTATACGGGGTGTCGTATATGgtgtttgatactaataaaaaaataaattacagaattcgtcagtaaaccgcgagacgaatttgttaaacctaattaatccggtattagcatatgtgttactgtagcactttactGTCAAATCatggctaattaggcttaaaagattcgt includes these proteins:
- the LOC136531862 gene encoding FCS-Like Zinc finger 3-like, encoding MEPAERIESGTALGKRPRSRVLPRTASLVTLPSAAKQGRQERVGAGVPASSSVPTGGVGMGAGAAAGGAALGYYYGGSFDVVETAVFLKACGLCNRRLGPGHDTFIYRGEVAFCSQECREKQIEYDERMEQTCSLTSIKEAPSVSGASGSDQSGSGGETVAAA